In the genome of Streptomyces collinus, one region contains:
- a CDS encoding TetR family transcriptional regulator yields MAARDPEATKARIFEAAVAEFARHGIAGARIDRIAGAAKANKQLIYAYFGNKAELFAIVLEKKMLHLAEAVPVDPDDIEGWVDRLMDYHAAHPELLRLLFWEGLEYGSTELPHESDRQEHYARKVAALREGQQRGAVTDAIPAADLLFLLTALANWTAVVPQMRRILVGDGESERDRLRASVKEAARRLTAR; encoded by the coding sequence ATGGCAGCAAGGGACCCCGAGGCCACCAAGGCCCGGATCTTCGAGGCGGCGGTCGCCGAGTTCGCCCGGCACGGCATCGCCGGCGCCCGCATCGACCGCATCGCCGGCGCGGCGAAGGCCAACAAGCAGCTCATCTACGCCTACTTCGGCAACAAGGCCGAGCTGTTCGCGATCGTCCTCGAAAAGAAGATGCTCCACCTCGCCGAGGCCGTCCCCGTCGACCCGGACGACATCGAGGGCTGGGTCGACCGCCTGATGGACTACCACGCCGCCCACCCGGAGCTGCTGCGCCTGCTCTTCTGGGAGGGCCTGGAGTACGGCAGCACCGAGCTGCCCCACGAGTCCGACCGCCAGGAGCACTACGCCCGCAAGGTCGCCGCCCTCCGGGAGGGGCAGCAGCGCGGAGCCGTCACGGACGCCATTCCGGCGGCCGACCTGCTGTTCCTGCTGACCGCCCTGGCCAACTGGACCGCCGTCGTCCCCCAGATGCGGCGCATCCTGGTCGGCGACGGCGAGTCCGAACGGGACCGCCTGCGGGCCTCGGTGAAGGAGGCCGCGCGCCGGCTGACGGCCCGGTAG
- a CDS encoding lipid-transfer protein, whose amino-acid sequence MSPRARDGLGGRAAVVGVGATAFTKDSGRSELRLAVEAVRAALADAGLTPADVDGMVTFTMDTSPEITVAQAAGIGELSFFSRVHYGGGAACATVQQAALAIAAGVADVVVCYRAFNERSGRRFGSGVRHREPSAEGAALGWSLPFGLLTPASWVAMAARRYLHTYGLTPEAFGHVAVAGRKYAATNPAAHFHGRPITLADHAASRWIVEPLRLLDCCQETDGGQALVVTSVERARDLPHPPAVIAAAAQGAGRAQEQMTSFYRDDLTGLPEAAVVARQLWRASGLAPADIDVGILYDHFTPFVLTQLEEFGFCGPGEAADFVAGEHLPLNTHGGQLGEAYLHGMNGIAEAVRQIRGTAVNQVPGAQRVLVTAGTGVPTSGLVLTAAPQG is encoded by the coding sequence ATGAGCCCGCGAGCGCGGGACGGTCTCGGCGGGCGCGCGGCCGTCGTCGGCGTGGGGGCCACCGCCTTCACCAAGGACTCGGGCCGCAGCGAACTGCGCCTGGCCGTCGAGGCGGTGCGGGCGGCCCTGGCGGACGCCGGGCTGACCCCGGCCGACGTCGACGGGATGGTCACCTTCACCATGGACACCAGCCCCGAGATCACCGTCGCCCAGGCGGCGGGCATCGGGGAGCTGTCCTTCTTCTCCCGCGTCCACTACGGCGGCGGCGCGGCCTGCGCCACCGTCCAGCAGGCGGCCCTGGCGATCGCCGCGGGCGTGGCGGACGTGGTCGTCTGCTACCGCGCCTTCAACGAGCGCTCGGGCCGCCGCTTCGGCTCCGGGGTGCGGCACCGGGAACCCTCGGCGGAGGGCGCGGCCCTCGGCTGGTCCCTGCCGTTCGGCCTGCTCACCCCGGCCTCGTGGGTGGCGATGGCGGCCCGGCGCTACCTGCACACCTACGGGCTGACCCCGGAGGCCTTCGGGCACGTGGCGGTCGCCGGCCGGAAGTACGCGGCGACCAACCCGGCGGCCCACTTCCACGGCCGGCCCATCACCCTGGCCGACCACGCCGCCTCGCGCTGGATCGTCGAACCGCTGCGGCTGCTCGACTGCTGTCAGGAGACGGACGGCGGCCAGGCCCTCGTCGTCACCTCCGTCGAACGGGCCCGCGACCTGCCCCACCCGCCGGCCGTGATCGCCGCGGCCGCCCAGGGCGCCGGGCGGGCCCAGGAGCAGATGACGAGCTTCTACCGCGACGACCTGACCGGGCTGCCCGAGGCCGCGGTGGTCGCCCGGCAGCTGTGGCGCGCCTCGGGGCTCGCCCCGGCCGACATCGACGTGGGCATCCTCTACGACCACTTCACGCCGTTCGTGCTGACGCAGCTGGAGGAGTTCGGCTTCTGCGGCCCCGGCGAGGCGGCGGACTTCGTGGCCGGGGAGCATCTGCCCCTGAACACGCACGGCGGTCAGCTGGGCGAGGCGTACCTGCACGGCATGAACGGCATCGCGGAGGCCGTCCGGCAGATCAGGGGGACGGCGGTGAACCAGGTGCCCGGGGCGCAGCGGGTCCTGGTGACGGCGGGGACGGGCGTGCCTACGTCGGGACTCGTACTGACCGCCGCCCCCCAGGGGTGA
- a CDS encoding SigE family RNA polymerase sigma factor produces MTTLVCTSASKAAGPAAQTLPYPSFSSYVRARQPVLLRTARSLTGNPSDAEDLLQTALTKTYVAWERIEDHRALDGYVRRALLNTRTSQWRKRKVDEFACDELPEPDPVPGGDDPAEQQALRDAMWRAIMRLPARQRAMLVLRYYEDLSEVQTAEVLGVSVGTVKSAVSRAIGKLREDAELGLVRQ; encoded by the coding sequence ATGACCACACTCGTCTGCACGAGCGCTTCGAAGGCGGCCGGACCAGCGGCGCAGACCCTTCCGTACCCGTCGTTCTCGTCGTACGTCAGGGCCCGCCAGCCGGTGCTGCTGCGTACCGCCCGCTCGCTCACCGGCAACCCGAGTGACGCGGAGGACCTGCTGCAGACCGCCCTCACCAAGACGTACGTCGCCTGGGAGCGCATCGAGGACCACCGCGCCCTCGACGGCTATGTGCGGCGGGCGCTGCTGAACACCCGGACCTCGCAGTGGCGCAAGCGCAAGGTCGACGAGTTCGCCTGCGACGAGCTGCCCGAGCCGGACCCGGTGCCCGGCGGTGACGACCCGGCCGAGCAGCAGGCGCTGCGCGACGCGATGTGGCGGGCGATCATGCGGCTGCCCGCCCGCCAGCGGGCGATGCTGGTCCTCAGGTACTACGAGGACCTCAGCGAGGTCCAGACGGCCGAGGTGCTCGGCGTTTCGGTGGGCACGGTGAAGTCGGCCGTCTCCCGGGCGATCGGCAAGCTCCGCGAGGACGCTGAGCTGGGACTTGTCCGTCAGTGA
- a CDS encoding long-chain fatty acid--CoA ligase, which yields MLSTMQDVPLLISRILTHGSTIHGTSQVTTWTGEDEPHRRSFAEIGARAAQLAHALKDDLGVTGDERVATLAWNNAEHVEAYFAIPSMGAVLHTLNLRLPPEQLAWIVNHAADRVIIANGSLLPLLAPLLPHLKPVEHVVVTGPGDRSLLDGADVRVHEYEDLIAGKPTSYDWPELDERQAAAMCYTSGTTGDPKGVVYSHRSVYLHSMQVNMAQSMGLTDEDTSLVVVPQFHVNAWGLPHATFMTGVNMLMPDRFLQPAPLAAMIESERPTHAAAVPTIWQGLLAELTANPRDVSSLGQVTIGGSACPPSLMEAFDKLGMRVCHAWGMTETSPLGTIARPPAGVAAGTEEEFAYRLTQGRFPAGVEGRLTGPGGERLPWDGESAGELEVRGPWIAGAYYNGPDGESLRPADKFSEDGWLKTGDVGTISADGYLTLTDRAKDVIKSGGEWISSVELENALMSHPDVAEAAVVAVPDDKWGERPLATVVLKEGSTATFETLRAFLAGEGKIAKWQLPERWTIVEAVPKTSVGKFDKKVLRRQYAQGELDITALG from the coding sequence GTGCTGAGCACCATGCAGGACGTACCGCTGCTGATCTCAAGGATCCTGACCCACGGGTCGACGATCCACGGGACATCACAGGTGACCACCTGGACCGGTGAGGACGAGCCGCACCGCCGCTCCTTCGCGGAGATCGGCGCCCGCGCGGCCCAGCTGGCGCACGCACTGAAGGACGACCTGGGCGTCACCGGCGACGAGCGCGTCGCGACCCTCGCCTGGAACAACGCGGAACATGTCGAGGCCTACTTCGCGATCCCCTCCATGGGCGCGGTCCTCCACACCCTGAACCTCCGCCTCCCGCCCGAGCAGCTGGCCTGGATCGTCAACCACGCCGCCGACCGCGTGATCATCGCCAACGGTTCGCTGCTCCCCCTGCTCGCCCCGCTGCTGCCGCACCTCAAGCCGGTCGAGCACGTGGTCGTCACGGGCCCCGGAGACCGCTCCCTCCTCGACGGCGCGGACGTCCGCGTCCACGAGTACGAGGACCTGATCGCCGGCAAGCCGACCTCCTACGACTGGCCCGAGCTGGACGAACGCCAGGCCGCCGCCATGTGCTACACCTCCGGCACCACCGGCGACCCCAAGGGCGTGGTCTACAGCCACCGCTCCGTCTACCTGCACTCGATGCAGGTCAACATGGCCCAGTCGATGGGCCTGACCGACGAGGACACCTCCCTGGTCGTGGTGCCCCAGTTCCACGTGAACGCCTGGGGCTTGCCGCACGCGACCTTCATGACCGGCGTGAACATGCTGATGCCGGACCGTTTCCTCCAGCCGGCCCCGCTCGCCGCGATGATCGAGAGCGAGCGGCCGACCCACGCCGCCGCGGTCCCCACCATCTGGCAGGGCCTGCTCGCCGAGCTGACCGCGAACCCCCGTGACGTCTCCTCCCTCGGCCAGGTCACCATCGGCGGCTCGGCCTGTCCGCCGTCGCTGATGGAGGCCTTCGACAAGCTGGGCATGCGGGTCTGCCACGCCTGGGGCATGACGGAGACGTCCCCGTTGGGCACGATCGCCCGTCCGCCGGCCGGTGTGGCGGCCGGCACGGAGGAGGAGTTCGCCTACCGCCTCACCCAGGGCCGCTTCCCGGCCGGCGTCGAGGGCCGCCTGACCGGCCCCGGCGGCGAACGCCTCCCCTGGGACGGGGAGTCGGCCGGCGAGCTGGAGGTGCGCGGCCCCTGGATCGCCGGGGCCTACTACAACGGGCCCGACGGCGAATCGCTGCGCCCCGCCGACAAGTTCAGCGAGGACGGCTGGCTCAAGACGGGCGACGTCGGCACGATCTCCGCCGACGGCTACCTCACCCTCACCGACCGGGCCAAGGACGTCATCAAGTCCGGCGGCGAGTGGATCTCGTCGGTGGAGCTGGAGAACGCGCTGATGTCCCACCCGGACGTCGCCGAGGCGGCCGTGGTGGCCGTCCCCGACGACAAGTGGGGCGAGCGCCCCCTGGCCACGGTCGTCCTCAAGGAGGGCTCCACCGCCACCTTCGAGACCCTGCGCGCCTTCCTCGCCGGCGAGGGCAAGATCGCCAAGTGGCAGCTCCCCGAGCGCTGGACGATCGTCGAGGCGGTCCCGAAGACGAGCGTGGGCAAGTTCGACAAGAAGGTCCTGCGCAGGCAGTACGCGCAGGGGGAGCTGGACATCACGGCCCTCGGCTGA
- a CDS encoding MFS transporter, with product MPSATTTAARGTAAPVRQARTPAPGLFLTLLAVCSAVTAANIYLAAPLLPLMARDFGSAPSAIAWIASVAQLGYAVGLLFFAPLGDRANRRRLVAGLTLVTALALGASAAAPGTAALAAAMFVASAATVIPQLLVPLVAERAPAERRARHVAAVIAGLFTGIVAARVLGGLAGQAFGWRWVFAGAAVLTLALGLATAVVLPSRGRREGPLFAGLVALPSVLRGSPELWRACVRQAGMFGAWSALWTSLALLLTGPEHGLSTATAGLFGLFGLTASAVAPLAGGLVDRFGAARVVRSAYLVAAVSVPLFWLGGQVLWALFAAAVAVHAALVASHVANQTLALTATSTPATANTAYVVAGFAGGAAASALAGTAYTHFGWGGVCVVAGVWLVLGWGLTSVRR from the coding sequence ATGCCGTCAGCGACCACTACCGCAGCCCGTGGCACTGCCGCCCCCGTGCGGCAGGCCCGTACCCCCGCCCCCGGCCTCTTCCTCACGCTGCTCGCCGTGTGCAGCGCGGTCACCGCCGCCAACATCTACCTCGCCGCGCCGCTGCTGCCGCTCATGGCCCGCGACTTCGGCTCGGCGCCCTCGGCCATCGCCTGGATCGCCTCGGTCGCCCAGCTCGGCTACGCGGTCGGGCTGCTGTTCTTCGCCCCGCTCGGCGACCGTGCGAACCGGCGCCGGCTGGTCGCCGGGCTCACGCTCGTCACCGCGCTCGCGCTGGGTGCCAGTGCGGCCGCCCCGGGCACCGCCGCCCTCGCCGCCGCGATGTTCGTCGCCTCGGCGGCGACCGTGATCCCCCAGCTGCTCGTCCCGCTGGTCGCCGAGCGGGCCCCCGCCGAGCGGCGGGCCAGGCATGTCGCGGCGGTCATCGCGGGCCTGTTCACCGGCATCGTCGCGGCCCGGGTCCTGGGCGGGCTGGCCGGGCAGGCGTTCGGCTGGCGGTGGGTGTTCGCGGGCGCCGCCGTGCTCACGCTCGCCCTGGGGCTCGCGACCGCGGTGGTCCTGCCGTCGCGGGGGCGCCGGGAGGGCCCGCTGTTCGCGGGGCTCGTCGCGCTGCCTTCGGTGCTGCGGGGCTCGCCGGAGCTGTGGCGGGCGTGCGTGCGGCAGGCCGGGATGTTCGGCGCGTGGAGCGCGCTGTGGACCTCACTGGCGCTGCTGCTGACCGGGCCGGAACACGGTCTGTCCACCGCGACCGCCGGGCTGTTCGGGCTCTTCGGGCTGACCGCGAGTGCGGTGGCGCCGCTGGCGGGCGGTCTCGTGGACCGGTTCGGGGCGGCGCGGGTCGTGCGCTCCGCGTACCTGGTCGCCGCCGTTTCGGTGCCGCTGTTCTGGCTGGGCGGGCAGGTGCTGTGGGCGCTGTTCGCCGCCGCGGTCGCCGTGCACGCGGCCCTGGTCGCCTCCCACGTCGCCAACCAGACCCTGGCCCTGACCGCGACCTCCACCCCCGCCACGGCCAACACCGCCTATGTGGTCGCCGGCTTCGCCGGCGGCGCGGCCGCTTCGGCTCTCGCGGGGACCGCCTACACCCACTTCGGGTGGGGCGGGGTGTGCGTCGTCGCGGGGGTGTGGCTGGTGCTGGGGTGGGGGCTGACCTCCGTACGCCGGTGA
- a CDS encoding PAS domain-containing protein, with the protein MSSRPSRGAARLAAILDALPDALVLVNANGTVVNANTIALEAFETPGTALVGRGLLDLLPQFDSKLIPGSMRRPEHLDPHARTKPTRMIARRTDGTEFPVEVTSANLENGQQAYDGYGYSGDELLMLVVRDLTGTVDTEAELARSQRQTEMILRAASEGVVGTDTDGRIVLVNPAAAQILGFRASDLGGRELHDLVLHSRADGSPFPYEESPLADTLRSGRKHRVRGQVLYAKDGGKVPVDLTTAPVRDGDQLVGAVMTFTDRRPYDAVVEEKEAAEKRHAEELERVAEEHASELTALRQRHVTEVEELTERHAEELAADEERYAALGEREKDRFEALAARHEQLLTLLGRSLRGPLDELRRELAALAADDAGQLWPEANQVLHHLSAGYARITTLIDNVLGYQRLDAGGESISRTKVMLDAVVAAGVDGAVELIGPGRVQFAVHAPPIEAEVDPRLLATALAHLVADVAGVDATGNTPVSAGGYLDNTVVVAAAQRGEVVRIEVRGPYAGGDTVHEPIVRGIVRAHGGVLQTHDVPGMSGSAYVLEVPIGGGAGAVAVQPVDESAALAVVDPALVGPAPVDPAGQTSGGGRRRARRATTDAFLDGDVPGGEGEAAGGPGADGAAPTGRRRRRAAGEQAALPAQASGEDGASGGASGGTGRRRRAAEDAGAGAVGSAVEGVAEGAVMTAAEHAAGAAASNTGLGGTVPPQGVPGPSGRRGRSEPGEQAALPPALPASPSGGEAAGPSDAAQGQAQQPTGRRRRALAAANERAAAAQEAAGPRPVFALPPAEADQTPAPAPAPAQQEAPAVAGQPVADGSVGAPGVVPAQGQVPVPEQGAGVVPGVAAAGAGAVEEGRHDAVPHDQSADHTPPQPHPTSAPTGRRRRAVAAPQPAEPAGAQAPAGADQAGPVPSGSVPAGPVPAGSTATGPVPTGSVPGGSVPAGSVPAGSVPGAPVQAGFAASPVAPGTAVPPQGVPGPAQGNVPHANAPHGVQPPGVSVPAQGGLGQSVQAALPGQAVQPPAPAQPLPQQGVAAPGQQPSAGPLPAEAAPGQGTPPQGTPAQATADRQPGAQPWPAADDTSGAGVAHPVSPNGTPPRAAQQHTPAPGTPLPPEGSPRAAQPLPAEAAAPVDPNSTQGRAISVRTLGQGVPFNRQAVQVQQPSAVPGPLSAHPQQTATPPPHQPGGSGRRRKLGTPPDPATRTDQAARPEQGQPRPEQQAPRPEQAARPHPTAEHTPPPVAAQVPGPATAPVPAQPSLAGQSRLAQMTEGGGRSYAIGAPDENAAEGPEPLDGPGGAVEVADPPRPQPMDDELPPEPLDNPRRLLVWPAPDAGTQQALSDRGYRPVIVNSREEVDAQIAAFPAALFVDPLTGPITRTALQSLRQAAVAAEVPVLVTAGLGQASRDAAYGADPAVLLKALAPRDTEQHPPRVLLIEEHAEIALALTATLERRGMQVARAASDADAVTLAGQFRPNLVVMDLLQVQRRQEGSAGIVDWLRANGQLNRTPLVVYTAAVDQADLPRLASGETVLFLAERSTSSEVQTRIVELLSRIGTN; encoded by the coding sequence GTGAGCAGCAGGCCATCCCGAGGCGCTGCTCGCCTCGCAGCCATACTGGACGCGCTTCCCGACGCGTTGGTGCTGGTCAACGCCAATGGAACGGTCGTCAACGCCAACACCATCGCCTTGGAGGCCTTCGAGACTCCGGGGACCGCTCTGGTGGGGCGCGGGCTGCTCGATCTGCTGCCGCAGTTCGACTCCAAGCTCATCCCCGGCTCCATGCGGCGCCCGGAACACCTCGACCCGCACGCCCGGACCAAGCCGACCCGGATGATCGCGCGCCGGACCGACGGGACCGAGTTCCCCGTCGAGGTCACCAGTGCGAATCTGGAGAACGGGCAGCAGGCCTACGACGGTTACGGGTACAGCGGTGACGAGCTGCTCATGCTCGTCGTGAGGGACCTGACCGGGACCGTGGACACCGAGGCCGAGCTCGCGCGGTCGCAGCGGCAGACCGAGATGATCCTGCGGGCCGCGTCCGAGGGCGTCGTCGGGACCGACACCGACGGACGGATCGTGCTCGTCAATCCGGCCGCCGCTCAGATACTGGGATTCAGGGCCAGTGATCTCGGCGGGCGCGAACTGCACGACCTCGTGCTGCACTCACGCGCCGACGGCTCGCCCTTCCCGTACGAAGAGTCGCCACTCGCCGACACCCTGCGCTCCGGGCGCAAGCACCGGGTGCGCGGCCAGGTGCTGTACGCCAAGGACGGCGGCAAGGTGCCGGTCGACCTGACGACCGCGCCCGTGCGCGACGGCGACCAGCTCGTCGGCGCCGTGATGACCTTCACCGACCGGCGGCCCTACGACGCCGTCGTCGAGGAGAAGGAGGCGGCGGAGAAGCGGCACGCCGAGGAACTGGAGCGGGTCGCCGAGGAGCACGCCTCCGAACTCACCGCGCTGCGCCAGCGGCACGTCACCGAAGTGGAGGAGCTCACCGAGCGGCACGCCGAGGAGCTCGCCGCCGACGAAGAGCGGTACGCCGCCCTCGGGGAGCGGGAGAAGGACCGTTTCGAGGCGCTCGCCGCCCGGCACGAGCAGTTGCTGACCCTCCTCGGCCGGTCGCTGCGCGGCCCGCTGGACGAGCTGCGCCGCGAGCTGGCCGCGCTGGCCGCCGACGACGCGGGGCAGCTGTGGCCCGAGGCCAACCAGGTGCTGCATCACCTCTCGGCGGGCTATGCGCGCATCACGACACTGATCGACAACGTCCTCGGGTACCAGCGGCTCGACGCCGGCGGCGAGAGCATCTCCCGTACGAAGGTGATGCTGGACGCCGTCGTCGCCGCCGGGGTCGACGGGGCCGTCGAGCTCATCGGGCCCGGGCGCGTGCAGTTCGCCGTGCACGCGCCGCCCATCGAGGCCGAGGTCGATCCCCGGCTGCTCGCGACCGCCCTCGCGCATCTCGTCGCGGACGTGGCCGGGGTCGACGCGACCGGCAACACTCCCGTGTCGGCGGGCGGTTACCTGGACAACACCGTCGTGGTGGCGGCGGCGCAGCGCGGTGAGGTCGTCCGCATCGAGGTGCGCGGCCCGTACGCCGGTGGCGACACCGTGCACGAGCCGATCGTGCGCGGGATCGTCCGGGCCCACGGAGGTGTGCTGCAGACGCACGACGTGCCGGGGATGAGCGGGAGCGCGTACGTCCTGGAGGTGCCGATCGGGGGCGGGGCCGGGGCGGTCGCCGTCCAGCCGGTGGACGAGTCCGCCGCGCTCGCCGTCGTCGACCCCGCGCTCGTCGGCCCGGCTCCCGTCGATCCCGCCGGGCAGACGTCCGGTGGGGGGCGGCGGCGGGCACGGCGGGCCACCACCGACGCGTTCCTGGACGGAGACGTCCCTGGTGGTGAGGGCGAGGCGGCCGGTGGTCCCGGAGCCGACGGGGCCGCGCCCACCGGGCGGCGCAGGCGCCGGGCCGCCGGGGAGCAGGCGGCCCTTCCGGCTCAGGCCTCCGGTGAGGACGGCGCGTCGGGCGGCGCGTCGGGCGGCACCGGACGACGGCGGCGCGCGGCGGAGGACGCCGGTGCGGGTGCCGTCGGCAGTGCCGTCGAGGGTGTCGCCGAGGGGGCCGTGATGACGGCCGCCGAGCATGCGGCGGGCGCCGCCGCCTCGAACACGGGACTGGGCGGGACCGTGCCGCCGCAGGGTGTGCCCGGGCCGTCCGGCCGACGGGGCCGGAGTGAGCCAGGTGAGCAGGCCGCGCTGCCGCCGGCGCTGCCCGCGTCGCCGTCCGGTGGTGAGGCCGCCGGTCCGTCCGACGCGGCTCAGGGGCAGGCCCAGCAGCCGACCGGGCGCCGGCGGCGTGCGCTGGCCGCGGCCAACGAGCGGGCGGCGGCGGCCCAGGAGGCGGCGGGGCCGCGTCCGGTGTTCGCACTGCCGCCGGCCGAGGCCGATCAGACTCCGGCCCCGGCCCCCGCGCCCGCCCAGCAGGAGGCTCCGGCCGTAGCAGGGCAGCCGGTCGCCGACGGGTCCGTGGGAGCGCCGGGGGTCGTGCCCGCTCAGGGGCAGGTGCCGGTTCCGGAGCAGGGCGCCGGGGTGGTCCCCGGTGTGGCCGCCGCCGGTGCCGGGGCGGTCGAGGAGGGGCGGCACGACGCCGTCCCGCACGACCAGTCCGCCGATCACACTCCGCCGCAGCCGCATCCCACCAGCGCGCCGACCGGCCGCCGGCGACGGGCCGTCGCCGCGCCGCAGCCTGCCGAGCCGGCCGGAGCGCAGGCGCCGGCGGGTGCCGACCAGGCGGGTCCGGTGCCTTCGGGTTCCGTGCCTGCGGGTCCCGTGCCCGCTGGTTCCACAGCTACAGGTCCCGTGCCTACGGGTTCGGTGCCGGGCGGTTCGGTGCCCGCCGGTTCGGTGCCTGCCGGTTCCGTGCCGGGCGCTCCCGTCCAGGCCGGCTTCGCCGCTTCCCCCGTTGCGCCGGGTACGGCCGTGCCGCCGCAGGGCGTGCCGGGTCCCGCGCAGGGGAACGTCCCCCACGCGAACGCCCCGCACGGCGTCCAGCCGCCGGGCGTGTCCGTCCCCGCCCAGGGCGGGCTCGGGCAGAGTGTGCAGGCGGCCCTGCCGGGGCAGGCTGTGCAGCCCCCCGCACCGGCCCAGCCCCTGCCCCAGCAGGGCGTCGCCGCACCGGGTCAGCAGCCGTCCGCCGGGCCGCTCCCCGCGGAGGCCGCTCCCGGGCAGGGCACCCCGCCCCAGGGCACGCCCGCCCAGGCAACGGCAGACCGGCAGCCCGGTGCCCAGCCCTGGCCCGCCGCCGACGACACGTCGGGGGCCGGTGTCGCACACCCCGTGTCCCCGAACGGCACGCCGCCCCGGGCCGCGCAGCAGCACACGCCCGCCCCGGGCACCCCGCTTCCGCCGGAGGGCTCGCCACGGGCGGCTCAGCCGTTGCCCGCCGAGGCCGCCGCGCCCGTCGACCCGAACTCGACGCAGGGGCGGGCGATCAGCGTGCGGACGCTGGGCCAGGGCGTGCCGTTCAACCGGCAGGCGGTCCAGGTCCAGCAGCCTTCGGCCGTACCCGGCCCGCTGTCCGCCCACCCGCAGCAGACGGCGACGCCTCCCCCGCACCAGCCGGGCGGATCGGGACGGCGCCGCAAGCTCGGCACGCCGCCCGACCCGGCGACGCGCACGGACCAGGCCGCCCGGCCGGAGCAGGGGCAGCCGCGCCCGGAGCAGCAGGCACCCCGTCCGGAGCAGGCCGCGCGGCCGCATCCGACGGCCGAGCACACGCCGCCGCCGGTCGCCGCGCAGGTCCCCGGCCCGGCCACGGCTCCCGTTCCGGCGCAGCCGTCCCTCGCCGGTCAGTCGCGCCTGGCGCAGATGACCGAGGGCGGCGGACGGTCGTACGCCATAGGCGCACCGGACGAGAACGCCGCCGAAGGGCCGGAGCCGCTGGACGGGCCCGGCGGGGCCGTCGAGGTGGCCGATCCGCCCCGGCCGCAGCCGATGGACGACGAGCTGCCGCCCGAGCCGCTGGACAACCCGCGGCGGCTGCTGGTGTGGCCGGCGCCGGACGCCGGCACCCAGCAGGCGCTGAGCGACCGGGGCTACCGGCCGGTGATCGTGAACTCGCGCGAGGAGGTCGACGCGCAGATCGCGGCCTTCCCCGCGGCGCTGTTCGTCGACCCGCTGACCGGGCCGATCACGCGGACGGCACTGCAGTCGCTGCGGCAGGCCGCCGTGGCCGCGGAGGTGCCGGTGCTCGTCACGGCCGGGCTCGGGCAGGCCTCGCGGGACGCGGCGTACGGCGCCGATCCGGCCGTGCTGCTGAAGGCGCTGGCGCCGCGCGACACCGAGCAGCACCCGCCGCGGGTGCTGCTGATCGAGGAGCACGCGGAGATCGCGCTGGCGCTGACGGCGACGCTGGAGCGGCGCGGCATGCAGGTCGCGCGGGCCGCGAGTGACGCGGACGCGGTGACGCTGGCGGGACAGTTCCGGCCGAACCTGGTCGTGATGGACCTGCTGCAGGTGCAGCGGCGGCAGGAGGGCTCCGCCGGGATCGTCGACTGGCTGCGGGCGAACGGGCAGCTCAACCGCACCCCGCTCGTCGTCTACACCGCAGCCGTCGACCAGGCGGACCTGCCGCGGCTGGCCTCCGGGGAGACGGTGCTGTTCCTCGCGGAGCGGTCCACCAGCTCCGAGGTGCAGACCAGGATCGTCGAGCTGCTCAGCCGGATCGGGACCAACTGA
- a CDS encoding MaoC family dehydratase, protein MKAGDRLPPLEIPVTRTLIVAGAIASRDYQDVHHDPELARRKGSPDIFMNILTTNGLVGRYITDHFGPRAELRRVAIRLGAPNHPGDTMVLTGTVDEVDGDTVTVRVVGANGIGKHVTGTVTVRIPA, encoded by the coding sequence GTGAAGGCCGGTGACCGTCTCCCGCCCCTGGAGATCCCCGTGACCCGGACCCTGATCGTCGCCGGGGCGATCGCCTCCCGGGACTACCAGGACGTCCACCACGACCCGGAGCTCGCCCGGCGCAAGGGCTCCCCCGACATCTTCATGAACATCCTGACGACCAACGGCCTGGTCGGCCGCTACATCACCGACCACTTCGGCCCCCGTGCGGAGCTGCGCCGGGTCGCCATCCGGCTGGGCGCGCCCAACCACCCCGGCGACACGATGGTGCTCACGGGCACGGTCGATGAGGTCGACGGCGACACGGTGACCGTCCGGGTCGTCGGCGCCAACGGCATCGGCAAGCACGTCACGGGCACGGTGACGGTGAGGATCCCGGCATGA